In Parcubacteria group bacterium, the following are encoded in one genomic region:
- a CDS encoding dCMP deaminase family protein, whose product MKKDKRKKYFSWDETFIQLCRIIAQRSKDPVTQTGACIVNDKNIIVGMGYNGFPRGCSDDKLPWSKNSKNFYDIKYPYIVHAEANAILNANAPTEGTRLYCGLFPCNECAKVIIQRGIKEIIYEDDKYHDRDEWKVSRRMLNMAGIKYRKYEPKYDLIFKKK is encoded by the coding sequence ATGAAAAAAGATAAAAGAAAAAAATATTTTTCTTGGGACGAAACATTTATACAATTATGTCGTATAATCGCTCAACGATCCAAAGATCCTGTTACTCAAACAGGTGCCTGTATCGTGAATGACAAAAATATTATTGTAGGAATGGGATACAATGGTTTTCCTAGAGGGTGTTCGGATGATAAATTGCCTTGGTCTAAAAATTCGAAAAATTTTTATGACATAAAATATCCCTACATTGTCCATGCGGAAGCAAACGCGATTCTTAATGCTAACGCTCCAACCGAAGGAACAAGATTATACTGTGGCTTATTCCCTTGCAATGAGTGCGCAAAAGTAATAATTCAAAGAGGAATAAAAGAAATAATCTATGAAGATGACAAATATCATGATAGAGACGAGTGGAAAGTTTCCAGGAGGATGCTCAATATGGCCGGAATAAAATATAGAAAATACGAACCTAAGTATGATTTAATTTTTAAGAAAAAATAA
- a CDS encoding AAA family ATPase produces MSKIIIGLAGEMACGKGTAAKHIKEKYQASSYRFSTMLRDVANRLYVEQTRENVATLSTILRQNFGEDLFAKVMAEDVKKDENKVIVIDGIRRLADIEYLKKIPEFKFVYIEADIHNCYDRIIKRGENTDDNNKTFEKFMEEHNLETELQIKDLKNYADFVIDNDADFNHLHEQVDKIIESCKN; encoded by the coding sequence ATGTCTAAAATCATTATCGGTCTGGCCGGGGAGATGGCCTGCGGAAAAGGAACAGCGGCAAAACACATCAAAGAGAAATATCAGGCTAGCTCCTATCGTTTTTCAACGATGCTAAGGGATGTCGCCAATAGATTATACGTAGAGCAGACCAGAGAAAATGTTGCAACATTGTCTACGATACTTCGCCAAAATTTCGGCGAGGATCTTTTTGCCAAAGTAATGGCGGAGGATGTCAAAAAGGATGAGAATAAAGTGATTGTGATTGATGGAATCAGGAGGCTGGCGGACATTGAATATCTCAAAAAAATTCCGGAATTTAAGTTTGTCTATATTGAAGCGGATATACACAATTGTTATGATCGCATTATCAAGAGAGGAGAGAATACAGACGACAACAATAAGACTTTTGAAAAATTTATGGAAGAACATAATCTAGAAACGGAACTCCAGATTAAGGATCTTAAAAACTATGCTGACTTCGTGATTGATAATGATGCAGATTTTAACCATCTTCATGAACAAGTTGACAAAATAATCGAAAGTTGCAAAAATTAA
- the glyA gene encoding serine hydroxymethyltransferase, translating to MKHIKKQDPQVYKAILGEIKRQQEGMELIASENYVSEAVLETLGTVFTNKYSEGYPGRRYYGGQMYTDVVEKLAIERAKKLFGAEHVNVQPLSGAPANMIAYSAVLKPGDKILGMDLSHGGHLTHGHPVTLSAQIYNFIGYKTDKSGKIDYVELEKMAIKEKPKLILAGFSAYTRQLNYRKFQEIAQKVGAITMIDIAHIAGLIAGKAIPNPVPYFDIVTTTTHKTLRGPRGGMILCKEKYAKAIDKATFPGFQGGPHMNNIAAKVVAFGEALKPSFKIYARQILKNAKVLEQELKKYGFKLMFGGTDNHMVLVDVFGSKGVSGKEAEMALDKIGITLNKNMIPDDPRSPFDPSGVRIGVPAITTRGMKEKEVRIISKWINDAIENHQDEKYLKKLHTEVIKLCKKFPLYKNLK from the coding sequence ATGAAACACATAAAAAAACAAGATCCTCAGGTATATAAAGCTATTTTAGGAGAAATAAAGCGCCAGCAGGAAGGGATGGAACTTATTGCATCCGAAAACTATGTTTCCGAGGCGGTTCTGGAAACTTTGGGGACAGTTTTTACCAATAAGTATTCCGAAGGCTATCCGGGACGCCGCTATTATGGGGGGCAGATGTATACCGATGTGGTGGAAAAGTTGGCGATCGAAAGAGCTAAAAAGCTTTTCGGGGCCGAGCATGTAAATGTTCAGCCACTATCGGGCGCTCCGGCTAATATGATTGCCTATAGCGCAGTTTTGAAGCCAGGAGACAAAATATTAGGCATGGACCTTTCGCATGGAGGACATCTGACTCATGGACATCCAGTAACACTTTCAGCGCAAATATATAATTTTATCGGATATAAGACGGACAAATCGGGGAAAATTGATTATGTGGAACTGGAAAAAATGGCCATCAAAGAGAAACCAAAACTGATTTTAGCCGGTTTTTCGGCTTATACAAGGCAACTAAATTACCGGAAATTCCAGGAAATCGCTCAGAAGGTGGGAGCGATCACTATGATTGACATTGCTCACATCGCGGGACTCATTGCCGGAAAAGCCATTCCTAATCCGGTTCCCTATTTTGACATTGTAACAACTACTACCCACAAGACTCTTCGCGGACCGCGAGGAGGAATGATACTTTGCAAAGAAAAATACGCCAAAGCAATCGATAAAGCGACTTTTCCCGGATTTCAGGGCGGACCGCATATGAATAATATTGCAGCTAAAGTCGTAGCCTTCGGTGAAGCGTTGAAGCCATCCTTTAAAATTTATGCCAGACAGATTCTCAAAAATGCCAAAGTTTTGGAGCAGGAACTTAAGAAATATGGATTCAAATTAATGTTTGGCGGAACGGATAATCATATGGTCCTGGTAGATGTTTTTGGTTCAAAGGGCGTTTCTGGAAAAGAAGCGGAAATGGCGCTGGATAAGATTGGAATTACGCTTAACAAAAATATGATTCCGGATGATCCAAGAAGTCCATTTGATCCGAGCGGTGTCCGCATCGGAGTGCCGGCTATCACCACCCGAGGAATGAAAGAAAAGGAAGTGCGAATAATTTCCAAATGGATAAACGACGCAATTGAAAACCATCAAGACGAAAAATATTTGAAAAAACTTCACACAGAAGTTATCAAACTTTGCAAAAAATTTCCTTTGTATAAAAATCTTAAATGA
- the rplA gene encoding 50S ribosomal protein L1 — MFRGKKYKQAFEKVEKDKKYTIEEAVKIIKENKIAKFDESVEIHVKMAIDPKKGEQQVRGAVVLPHGTGKTKKVAVITSTKAKEAKDAGADVVAGEEIIEKIKNNKFGNFDILVATPEMMPKLAQVAKILGPRGLMPSPKTETVTDKIKETVEMLKKGKVSFKNDDGSNIHQVIGKISFDENKLKENITVFLEALQKAKPQTLKGKYIIGISICSTMGPGVKIIIG, encoded by the coding sequence ATGTTTAGAGGAAAAAAGTACAAACAGGCTTTCGAGAAAGTAGAAAAAGATAAAAAGTATACAATCGAAGAGGCGGTAAAAATTATCAAAGAAAACAAGATTGCCAAATTTGATGAATCGGTAGAAATTCATGTAAAAATGGCGATTGATCCGAAAAAAGGCGAACAGCAAGTTCGAGGCGCGGTAGTGCTTCCGCACGGAACCGGAAAAACCAAAAAAGTGGCAGTTATCACTTCAACCAAAGCCAAGGAAGCTAAAGATGCCGGAGCAGACGTGGTTGCGGGAGAAGAAATAATCGAAAAAATTAAAAATAATAAATTTGGTAATTTTGATATTTTGGTCGCTACTCCGGAAATGATGCCCAAACTCGCTCAAGTAGCCAAAATCCTTGGGCCAAGGGGACTCATGCCAAGTCCGAAAACTGAAACAGTGACGGACAAGATTAAAGAAACTGTAGAAATGCTGAAAAAAGGAAAAGTGAGTTTCAAAAATGACGACGGATCAAATATTCATCAAGTGATCGGAAAGATTTCTTTTGATGAAAATAAACTTAAGGAAAATATTACAGTCTTTTTAGAAGCTCTTCAAAAAGCCAAGCCTCAAACATTGAAAGGAAAATATATTATCGGAATATCTATCTGTTCAACTATGGGTCCGGGAGTGAAAATCATCATTGGATAA
- a CDS encoding HAD-IB family phosphatase — protein MIKSNKPMVAMKKYAFFDLDGTLYDGYTTSSFYLFLAEKGFTYKSIIEKHDEILKLFDSKKVDYKELCERAIVLSAEALKGKDRETVSEWNRLFLEENGKFFSWVNNLLKLLKGRKYEIYLITGSINSSVKLIADYLGIKHSYSSELEIKNEVYTGKVNKFLHFDEKEKLIRSLVEDMENCDKIRFGDSTGDVNMLSNMDISFVYKPFEEQMKEIAIKKG, from the coding sequence ATGATAAAAAGTAACAAGCCGATGGTTGCTATGAAAAAATACGCATTCTTTGATTTAGATGGTACGCTTTACGATGGATACACAACTTCTTCTTTTTATCTTTTTTTGGCAGAAAAGGGATTTACATATAAATCGATAATTGAAAAACATGATGAAATACTAAAATTATTTGATTCTAAAAAAGTTGATTACAAAGAATTATGTGAAAGAGCAATAGTTTTATCCGCTGAAGCTTTAAAAGGAAAAGATCGCGAGACAGTAAGTGAGTGGAATAGATTATTTTTGGAAGAAAACGGAAAGTTTTTTTCATGGGTTAACAATTTATTGAAATTATTAAAAGGAAGAAAATATGAAATTTATCTGATTACTGGATCGATAAACTCTTCTGTTAAATTAATAGCAGATTATCTAGGCATCAAGCATTCGTACTCATCTGAACTTGAAATTAAAAATGAAGTGTATACTGGAAAGGTGAACAAATTTTTGCACTTTGACGAGAAGGAAAAATTGATTCGAAGTCTGGTGGAGGATATGGAAAATTGTGATAAGATTAGATTCGGGGATTCTACAGGAGATGTTAATATGCTTTCAAATATGGACATCTCATTTGTTTACAAGCCTTTTGAGGAACAAATGAAAGAAATTGCAATTAAAAAGGGCTAG
- the nusG gene encoding transcription termination/antitermination protein NusG, whose protein sequence is MAKQTQHHGRAWYVLHTYSGYEDNVARNLKQRIESMDMQDSIFDVMVPKEKKIKIKAGKRIVVEERVYPGYVLVEMIVTDASWYVVRNTPNVTGFIGLGTTPTPVDPREIEALKKRMGVDEPKYKIDVQEGDAVKLVDGPFKDFDGKVQEINEEKGKVKVLISVFGRETPVEIDFLQIHKI, encoded by the coding sequence ATGGCAAAGCAAACACAACATCATGGACGGGCTTGGTATGTTCTTCACACCTATTCGGGTTATGAAGACAATGTGGCTCGAAACTTGAAACAAAGAATTGAATCGATGGATATGCAGGATTCAATTTTCGATGTAATGGTTCCCAAAGAAAAGAAAATAAAGATTAAAGCCGGAAAAAGAATAGTGGTAGAAGAAAGAGTTTATCCGGGATATGTATTGGTAGAAATGATTGTAACCGACGCTTCTTGGTATGTGGTTCGAAACACCCCTAATGTTACCGGGTTTATTGGACTCGGAACCACTCCTACTCCGGTTGATCCGAGGGAAATCGAGGCACTCAAGAAGAGAATGGGAGTTGATGAGCCGAAATATAAGATTGATGTTCAAGAAGGCGATGCAGTGAAACTAGTTGACGGACCATTTAAAGATTTTGACGGAAAAGTTCAAGAAATAAACGAAGAAAAAGGAAAGGTGAAGGTGCTAATTTCTGTTTTTGGAAGAGAAACGCCGGTAGAAATTGACTTTCTGCAGATTCACAAAATTTAA
- the rplK gene encoding 50S ribosomal protein L11 produces the protein MAKKIKTIIKLQIPGGRANPAPPVGPALGQHGLNIQDFCTRFNAATQSKNGDIVPVEITVFEDRTFDFIMKTAPAAELIKKAAKVEKGSGNPLKNKVGKITKEQVKEIAETKMEDLNANDIEQAMKIVEGTARSMGIKVE, from the coding sequence ATGGCAAAGAAAATTAAAACAATCATCAAACTTCAAATCCCTGGCGGACGGGCGAATCCGGCTCCTCCAGTTGGACCAGCCTTAGGACAGCACGGGTTAAATATTCAAGATTTTTGTACTCGCTTTAACGCAGCTACTCAAAGTAAGAATGGCGATATTGTTCCGGTTGAAATTACTGTTTTCGAGGATCGGACTTTCGATTTTATTATGAAAACAGCACCGGCCGCCGAGCTTATCAAAAAAGCAGCCAAAGTGGAAAAAGGTTCAGGCAATCCACTGAAAAATAAAGTAGGAAAAATTACCAAGGAGCAAGTGAAAGAAATTGCGGAAACCAAAATGGAAGATTTAAATGCCAACGATATTGAACAGGCTATGAAAATTGTTGAGGGAACAGCTAGAAGCATGGGAATTAAAGTGGAATGA